The Cervus elaphus chromosome 12, mCerEla1.1, whole genome shotgun sequence genome includes a region encoding these proteins:
- the PARP6 gene encoding protein mono-ADP-ribosyltransferase PARP6 isoform X4, which yields MDIKGQFWNDDDSEGDNESEEFLYGVQGSCAADLYRHPQLDADIEAVKEIYSENSVSIREYGTIDDVDIDLHINISFLDEEVSTAWKVLRTEPIVLRLRFSLSQYLDGPEPSIEVFQPSNKEGFGLGLQLKKILGMFTSQQWKHLSNDFLKTQQEKRHSWFKASGTIKKFRAGLSIFSPIPKSPSFPIIQDSMLKGKLGVPDLRVGRLMNRSISCTMKNPKVEVFGYPPSPQVSGHCKNIPTLEYGFLVQIMKYAEQRIPTLNEYCVVCDEQHVFQNGSMLKPAVCTRELCVFSFYTLGVMSGAAEEVATGAEVVDLLVAMCRAALESPRKSIIFEPYPSVVDPTDPKTLAFNPKKKNYERLQKALDSVMSIREMTQGSYLEIKKQMDKLDPLAHPLLQWIISSNRSHIVKLPLSRQLKFMHTSHQFLLLSSPPAKEARFRTAKKLYGSTFAFHGSHIENWHSILRNGLVNASYTKLQLHGAAYGKGIYLSPISSISFGYSGMGKGQHRMPSKDELVQRYNRMNTIPQTRSIQSRFLQSRNLNCIALCEVITSKDLQKHGNIWVCPVSDHVCTRFFFVYEDGQVGDANINTQDPKIQKEIMRVIGTQVYTN from the exons ATG GACATCAAAGGCCAGTTCTGGAATGATGATGATTCAGAGGGAGACAATGAATCAGAGGAATTTCTCTATGGAGTTCAG GGAAGCTGTGCAGCTGACCTATATCGGCACCCACAGCTGGATGCAGACATTGAAGCTGTGAAGGAGATCTACAGTGAGAACTCTGTATCCATCAG AGAATATGGAACTATCGATGACGTGGACATTGACCTCCACATCAACATCAGCTTCCTTGAT GAGGAAGTTTCTACAGCCTGGAAGGTCCTCCGGACAGAACCTATTGTGTTGAGGCTGCGGTTTTCTCTCTCCCAGTACCTTGATGGACCGG aACCGTCAATTGAAGTTTTCCAGCCATCAAATAAGGAAGGATTTGGGCTGGGTCTTCAGTTGAAAAA AATCCTGGGTATGTTTACATCCCAACAATGGAAACATCTCAGCAACGATTTCTTAAAGACCCAGCAGGAGAAGAGGCACAGCTGGTTCAAGGCAAGTGGTACCATCAAGAAGTTCCGAGCTGGCCTCAGCATCTTCTCACCCATCCCCAA GTCTCCCAGTTTCCCTATCATACAGGACTCCATGCTGAAAGGCAAACTGGGTGTTCCAGACCTTCGAGTTGGACGCCTCATGAACCGTTCCATTTCCTGCACCATGAAGAACCCCAAAGTGGAGGTGTTTGGctaccctcccagcccccag GTCAGTGGTCATTGCAAGAACATCCCCACTCTGGAATATGGATTCCTTGTTCAG ATCATGAAATATGCAGAGCAGAGAATCCCAACATTGAATGAGTACTGTGTTGTATGTGATGAGCAGCATGTCTTCCAGAATGGGTCCATGCTCAAG CCAGCCGTCTGTACTCGTGAACTGTGCGTTTTCTCCTTCTACACGCTGGGAGTCATGTCTGGAGCTGCAGAGGAGGTGGCCACTGGAGCAGAG GTGGTGGATCTGCTGGTGGCCATGTGTAGGGCAGCTTTGGAGTCCCCTAGAAAGAGCATCATCTTTGAGCCTTATCCCTCTGTGGTGGACCCCACTGATCCCAAGACTCTGGCCTTTAACCCTAAG AAGAAGAATTATGAGCGACTGCAGAAAGCTCTGGATAGTGTGATGTCCATCCGGGAGATGACCCAG GGCTCATATCTGGAAATCAAGAAGCAGATGGACAAGCTGGATCCCCTGGCCCATCCTCTCCTGCAGTG GATCATCTCTAGCAACAGGTCACACATTGTCAAACTACCTCTCAGCAGG CAGCTGAAGTTCATGCACACCTCACACCAGTTCCTCCTGCTGAGCAGCCCTCCTGCCAAGGAGGCTCGGTTCCGGACCGCCAAGAAGCTCTATGGCAGCACCTTTGCCTTCCA TGGGTCCCACATTGAGAACTGGCATTCGATCCTGCGCAATGGGCTGGTCAATGCATCCTACACCAAACTGCAG CTGCATGGAGCAGCCTATGGCAAAGGCATCTACCTGAGCCCCATCTCCAGTATTTCCTTTGGATACTCAG GAATGGGAAAAGGACAGCACAGGATGCCCTCCAAAGATGAGCTCGTCCAGAGATACAACAGAATGAATACCATCCCCCAG ACCCGATCCATTCAGTCAAGGTTCCTGCAGAGTCGGAATCTAAATTGTATAGCACTTTGTGAAG TGATTACATCTAAGGACCTCCAGAAGCATGGGAACATCTGGGTGTGCCCTGTGTCCGACCATGTCTGCACACGGTTCTTCTTTGT ATATGAGGATGGTCAGGTGGGCGATGCCAACATTAATACTCAGGACCCCAAGATACAGAAGGAAATCATGCGTGTGATCGGAACTCAGGTTTACACAAACTGA
- the PARP6 gene encoding protein mono-ADP-ribosyltransferase PARP6 isoform X5, translating to MDIKGQFWNDDDSEGDNESEEFLYGVQGSCAADLYRHPQLDADIEAVKEIYSENSVSIREYGTIDDVDIDLHINISFLDEEVSTAWKVLRTEPIVLRLRFSLSQYLDGPEPSIEVFQPSNKEGFGLGLQLKKILGMFTSQQWKHLSNDFLKTQQEKRHSWFKASGTIKKFRAGLSIFSPIPKSPSFPIIQDSMLKGKLGVPDLRVGRLMNRSISCTMKNPKVEVFGYPPSPQVSGHCKNIPTLEYGFLVQIMKYAEQRIPTLNEYCVVCDEQHVFQNGSMLKPAVCTRELCVFSFYTLGVMSGAAEEVATGAEVVDLLVAMCRAALESPRKSIIFEPYPSVVDPTDPKTLAFNPKKKNYERLQKALDSVMSIREMTQGSYLEIKKQMDKLDPLAHPLLQWIISSNRSHIVKLPLSRLKFMHTSHQFLLLSSPPAKEARFRTAKKLYGSTFAFHGSHIENWHSILRNGLVNASYTKLQLHGAAYGKGIYLSPISSISFGYSGMGKGQHRMPSKDELVQRYNRMNTIPQTRSIQSRFLQSRNLNCIALCEVITSKDLQKHGNIWVCPVSDHVCTRFFFVYEDGQVGDANINTQDPKIQKEIMRVIGTQVYTN from the exons ATG GACATCAAAGGCCAGTTCTGGAATGATGATGATTCAGAGGGAGACAATGAATCAGAGGAATTTCTCTATGGAGTTCAG GGAAGCTGTGCAGCTGACCTATATCGGCACCCACAGCTGGATGCAGACATTGAAGCTGTGAAGGAGATCTACAGTGAGAACTCTGTATCCATCAG AGAATATGGAACTATCGATGACGTGGACATTGACCTCCACATCAACATCAGCTTCCTTGAT GAGGAAGTTTCTACAGCCTGGAAGGTCCTCCGGACAGAACCTATTGTGTTGAGGCTGCGGTTTTCTCTCTCCCAGTACCTTGATGGACCGG aACCGTCAATTGAAGTTTTCCAGCCATCAAATAAGGAAGGATTTGGGCTGGGTCTTCAGTTGAAAAA AATCCTGGGTATGTTTACATCCCAACAATGGAAACATCTCAGCAACGATTTCTTAAAGACCCAGCAGGAGAAGAGGCACAGCTGGTTCAAGGCAAGTGGTACCATCAAGAAGTTCCGAGCTGGCCTCAGCATCTTCTCACCCATCCCCAA GTCTCCCAGTTTCCCTATCATACAGGACTCCATGCTGAAAGGCAAACTGGGTGTTCCAGACCTTCGAGTTGGACGCCTCATGAACCGTTCCATTTCCTGCACCATGAAGAACCCCAAAGTGGAGGTGTTTGGctaccctcccagcccccag GTCAGTGGTCATTGCAAGAACATCCCCACTCTGGAATATGGATTCCTTGTTCAG ATCATGAAATATGCAGAGCAGAGAATCCCAACATTGAATGAGTACTGTGTTGTATGTGATGAGCAGCATGTCTTCCAGAATGGGTCCATGCTCAAG CCAGCCGTCTGTACTCGTGAACTGTGCGTTTTCTCCTTCTACACGCTGGGAGTCATGTCTGGAGCTGCAGAGGAGGTGGCCACTGGAGCAGAG GTGGTGGATCTGCTGGTGGCCATGTGTAGGGCAGCTTTGGAGTCCCCTAGAAAGAGCATCATCTTTGAGCCTTATCCCTCTGTGGTGGACCCCACTGATCCCAAGACTCTGGCCTTTAACCCTAAG AAGAAGAATTATGAGCGACTGCAGAAAGCTCTGGATAGTGTGATGTCCATCCGGGAGATGACCCAG GGCTCATATCTGGAAATCAAGAAGCAGATGGACAAGCTGGATCCCCTGGCCCATCCTCTCCTGCAGTG GATCATCTCTAGCAACAGGTCACACATTGTCAAACTACCTCTCAGCAGG CTGAAGTTCATGCACACCTCACACCAGTTCCTCCTGCTGAGCAGCCCTCCTGCCAAGGAGGCTCGGTTCCGGACCGCCAAGAAGCTCTATGGCAGCACCTTTGCCTTCCA TGGGTCCCACATTGAGAACTGGCATTCGATCCTGCGCAATGGGCTGGTCAATGCATCCTACACCAAACTGCAG CTGCATGGAGCAGCCTATGGCAAAGGCATCTACCTGAGCCCCATCTCCAGTATTTCCTTTGGATACTCAG GAATGGGAAAAGGACAGCACAGGATGCCCTCCAAAGATGAGCTCGTCCAGAGATACAACAGAATGAATACCATCCCCCAG ACCCGATCCATTCAGTCAAGGTTCCTGCAGAGTCGGAATCTAAATTGTATAGCACTTTGTGAAG TGATTACATCTAAGGACCTCCAGAAGCATGGGAACATCTGGGTGTGCCCTGTGTCCGACCATGTCTGCACACGGTTCTTCTTTGT ATATGAGGATGGTCAGGTGGGCGATGCCAACATTAATACTCAGGACCCCAAGATACAGAAGGAAATCATGCGTGTGATCGGAACTCAGGTTTACACAAACTGA
- the PARP6 gene encoding protein mono-ADP-ribosyltransferase PARP6 isoform X1, whose amino-acid sequence MDIKGQFWNDDDSEGDNESEEFLYGVQGSCAADLYRHPQLDADIEAVKEIYSENSVSIREYGTIDDVDIDLHINISFLDEEVSTAWKVLRTEPIVLRLRFSLSQYLDGPEPSIEVFQPSNKEGFGLGLQLKKILGMFTSQQWKHLSNDFLKTQQEKRHSWFKASGTIKKFRAGLSIFSPIPKSPSFPIIQDSMLKGKLGVPDLRVGRLMNRSISCTMKNPKVEVFGYPPSPQAGLLCPQHAGLPPPARTSPLVSGHCKNIPTLEYGFLVQIMKYAEQRIPTLNEYCVVCDEQHVFQNGSMLKPAVCTRELCVFSFYTLGVMSGAAEEVATGAEVVDLLVAMCRAALESPRKSIIFEPYPSVVDPTDPKTLAFNPKKKNYERLQKALDSVMSIREMTQGSYLEIKKQMDKLDPLAHPLLQWIISSNRSHIVKLPLSRQLKFMHTSHQFLLLSSPPAKEARFRTAKKLYGSTFAFHGSHIENWHSILRNGLVNASYTKLQLHGAAYGKGIYLSPISSISFGYSGMGKGQHRMPSKDELVQRYNRMNTIPQTRSIQSRFLQSRNLNCIALCEVITSKDLQKHGNIWVCPVSDHVCTRFFFVYEDGQVGDANINTQDPKIQKEIMRVIGTQVYTN is encoded by the exons ATG GACATCAAAGGCCAGTTCTGGAATGATGATGATTCAGAGGGAGACAATGAATCAGAGGAATTTCTCTATGGAGTTCAG GGAAGCTGTGCAGCTGACCTATATCGGCACCCACAGCTGGATGCAGACATTGAAGCTGTGAAGGAGATCTACAGTGAGAACTCTGTATCCATCAG AGAATATGGAACTATCGATGACGTGGACATTGACCTCCACATCAACATCAGCTTCCTTGAT GAGGAAGTTTCTACAGCCTGGAAGGTCCTCCGGACAGAACCTATTGTGTTGAGGCTGCGGTTTTCTCTCTCCCAGTACCTTGATGGACCGG aACCGTCAATTGAAGTTTTCCAGCCATCAAATAAGGAAGGATTTGGGCTGGGTCTTCAGTTGAAAAA AATCCTGGGTATGTTTACATCCCAACAATGGAAACATCTCAGCAACGATTTCTTAAAGACCCAGCAGGAGAAGAGGCACAGCTGGTTCAAGGCAAGTGGTACCATCAAGAAGTTCCGAGCTGGCCTCAGCATCTTCTCACCCATCCCCAA GTCTCCCAGTTTCCCTATCATACAGGACTCCATGCTGAAAGGCAAACTGGGTGTTCCAGACCTTCGAGTTGGACGCCTCATGAACCGTTCCATTTCCTGCACCATGAAGAACCCCAAAGTGGAGGTGTTTGGctaccctcccagcccccaggcaggtctcctgtgtccccagcacgcgggcctccctcccccagcacgGACCTCTCCTTTG GTCAGTGGTCATTGCAAGAACATCCCCACTCTGGAATATGGATTCCTTGTTCAG ATCATGAAATATGCAGAGCAGAGAATCCCAACATTGAATGAGTACTGTGTTGTATGTGATGAGCAGCATGTCTTCCAGAATGGGTCCATGCTCAAG CCAGCCGTCTGTACTCGTGAACTGTGCGTTTTCTCCTTCTACACGCTGGGAGTCATGTCTGGAGCTGCAGAGGAGGTGGCCACTGGAGCAGAG GTGGTGGATCTGCTGGTGGCCATGTGTAGGGCAGCTTTGGAGTCCCCTAGAAAGAGCATCATCTTTGAGCCTTATCCCTCTGTGGTGGACCCCACTGATCCCAAGACTCTGGCCTTTAACCCTAAG AAGAAGAATTATGAGCGACTGCAGAAAGCTCTGGATAGTGTGATGTCCATCCGGGAGATGACCCAG GGCTCATATCTGGAAATCAAGAAGCAGATGGACAAGCTGGATCCCCTGGCCCATCCTCTCCTGCAGTG GATCATCTCTAGCAACAGGTCACACATTGTCAAACTACCTCTCAGCAGG CAGCTGAAGTTCATGCACACCTCACACCAGTTCCTCCTGCTGAGCAGCCCTCCTGCCAAGGAGGCTCGGTTCCGGACCGCCAAGAAGCTCTATGGCAGCACCTTTGCCTTCCA TGGGTCCCACATTGAGAACTGGCATTCGATCCTGCGCAATGGGCTGGTCAATGCATCCTACACCAAACTGCAG CTGCATGGAGCAGCCTATGGCAAAGGCATCTACCTGAGCCCCATCTCCAGTATTTCCTTTGGATACTCAG GAATGGGAAAAGGACAGCACAGGATGCCCTCCAAAGATGAGCTCGTCCAGAGATACAACAGAATGAATACCATCCCCCAG ACCCGATCCATTCAGTCAAGGTTCCTGCAGAGTCGGAATCTAAATTGTATAGCACTTTGTGAAG TGATTACATCTAAGGACCTCCAGAAGCATGGGAACATCTGGGTGTGCCCTGTGTCCGACCATGTCTGCACACGGTTCTTCTTTGT ATATGAGGATGGTCAGGTGGGCGATGCCAACATTAATACTCAGGACCCCAAGATACAGAAGGAAATCATGCGTGTGATCGGAACTCAGGTTTACACAAACTGA
- the PARP6 gene encoding protein mono-ADP-ribosyltransferase PARP6 isoform X3 — protein sequence MDIKGQFWNDDDSEGDNESEEFLYGVQGSCAADLYRHPQLDADIEAVKEIYSENSVSIREYGTIDDVDIDLHINISFLDEEVSTAWKVLRTEPIVLRLRFSLSQYLDGPEPSIEVFQPSNKEGFGLGLQLKKILGMFTSQQWKHLSNDFLKTQQEKRHSWFKASGTIKKFRAGLSIFSPIPKSPSFPIIQDSMLKGKLGVPDLRVGRLMNRSISCTMKNPKVEVFGYPPSPQAGLLCPQHAGLPPPARTSPLVSGHCKNIPTLEYGFLVQIMKYAEQRIPTLNEYCVVCDEQHVFQNGSMLKPAVCTRELCVFSFYTLGVMSGAAEEVATGAEVVDLLVAMCRAALESPRKSIIFEPYPSVVDPTDPKTLAFNPKKKNYERLQKALDSVMSIREMTQGSYLEIKKQMDKLDPLAHPLLQWIISSNRSHIVKLPLSRQLKFMHTSHQFLLLSSPPAKEARFRTAKKLYGSTFAFHGSHIENWHSILRNGLVNASYTKLQLHGAAYGKGIYLSPISSISFGYSGMGKGQHRMPSKDELVQRYNRMNTIPQTRSIQSRFLQSRNLNCIALCEVITSKDLQKHGNIWVCPVSDHVCTRFFFVHSLRRTPVPTKVFTWPLLVLLCSKP from the exons ATG GACATCAAAGGCCAGTTCTGGAATGATGATGATTCAGAGGGAGACAATGAATCAGAGGAATTTCTCTATGGAGTTCAG GGAAGCTGTGCAGCTGACCTATATCGGCACCCACAGCTGGATGCAGACATTGAAGCTGTGAAGGAGATCTACAGTGAGAACTCTGTATCCATCAG AGAATATGGAACTATCGATGACGTGGACATTGACCTCCACATCAACATCAGCTTCCTTGAT GAGGAAGTTTCTACAGCCTGGAAGGTCCTCCGGACAGAACCTATTGTGTTGAGGCTGCGGTTTTCTCTCTCCCAGTACCTTGATGGACCGG aACCGTCAATTGAAGTTTTCCAGCCATCAAATAAGGAAGGATTTGGGCTGGGTCTTCAGTTGAAAAA AATCCTGGGTATGTTTACATCCCAACAATGGAAACATCTCAGCAACGATTTCTTAAAGACCCAGCAGGAGAAGAGGCACAGCTGGTTCAAGGCAAGTGGTACCATCAAGAAGTTCCGAGCTGGCCTCAGCATCTTCTCACCCATCCCCAA GTCTCCCAGTTTCCCTATCATACAGGACTCCATGCTGAAAGGCAAACTGGGTGTTCCAGACCTTCGAGTTGGACGCCTCATGAACCGTTCCATTTCCTGCACCATGAAGAACCCCAAAGTGGAGGTGTTTGGctaccctcccagcccccaggcaggtctcctgtgtccccagcacgcgggcctccctcccccagcacgGACCTCTCCTTTG GTCAGTGGTCATTGCAAGAACATCCCCACTCTGGAATATGGATTCCTTGTTCAG ATCATGAAATATGCAGAGCAGAGAATCCCAACATTGAATGAGTACTGTGTTGTATGTGATGAGCAGCATGTCTTCCAGAATGGGTCCATGCTCAAG CCAGCCGTCTGTACTCGTGAACTGTGCGTTTTCTCCTTCTACACGCTGGGAGTCATGTCTGGAGCTGCAGAGGAGGTGGCCACTGGAGCAGAG GTGGTGGATCTGCTGGTGGCCATGTGTAGGGCAGCTTTGGAGTCCCCTAGAAAGAGCATCATCTTTGAGCCTTATCCCTCTGTGGTGGACCCCACTGATCCCAAGACTCTGGCCTTTAACCCTAAG AAGAAGAATTATGAGCGACTGCAGAAAGCTCTGGATAGTGTGATGTCCATCCGGGAGATGACCCAG GGCTCATATCTGGAAATCAAGAAGCAGATGGACAAGCTGGATCCCCTGGCCCATCCTCTCCTGCAGTG GATCATCTCTAGCAACAGGTCACACATTGTCAAACTACCTCTCAGCAGG CAGCTGAAGTTCATGCACACCTCACACCAGTTCCTCCTGCTGAGCAGCCCTCCTGCCAAGGAGGCTCGGTTCCGGACCGCCAAGAAGCTCTATGGCAGCACCTTTGCCTTCCA TGGGTCCCACATTGAGAACTGGCATTCGATCCTGCGCAATGGGCTGGTCAATGCATCCTACACCAAACTGCAG CTGCATGGAGCAGCCTATGGCAAAGGCATCTACCTGAGCCCCATCTCCAGTATTTCCTTTGGATACTCAG GAATGGGAAAAGGACAGCACAGGATGCCCTCCAAAGATGAGCTCGTCCAGAGATACAACAGAATGAATACCATCCCCCAG ACCCGATCCATTCAGTCAAGGTTCCTGCAGAGTCGGAATCTAAATTGTATAGCACTTTGTGAAG TGATTACATCTAAGGACCTCCAGAAGCATGGGAACATCTGGGTGTGCCCTGTGTCCGACCATGTCTGCACACGGTTCTTCTTTGT
- the PARP6 gene encoding protein mono-ADP-ribosyltransferase PARP6 isoform X2, with the protein MDIKGQFWNDDDSEGDNESEEFLYGVQGSCAADLYRHPQLDADIEAVKEIYSENSVSIREYGTIDDVDIDLHINISFLDEEVSTAWKVLRTEPIVLRLRFSLSQYLDGPEPSIEVFQPSNKEGFGLGLQLKKILGMFTSQQWKHLSNDFLKTQQEKRHSWFKASGTIKKFRAGLSIFSPIPKSPSFPIIQDSMLKGKLGVPDLRVGRLMNRSISCTMKNPKVEVFGYPPSPQAGLLCPQHAGLPPPARTSPLVSGHCKNIPTLEYGFLVQIMKYAEQRIPTLNEYCVVCDEQHVFQNGSMLKPAVCTRELCVFSFYTLGVMSGAAEEVATGAEVVDLLVAMCRAALESPRKSIIFEPYPSVVDPTDPKTLAFNPKKKNYERLQKALDSVMSIREMTQGSYLEIKKQMDKLDPLAHPLLQWIISSNRSHIVKLPLSRLKFMHTSHQFLLLSSPPAKEARFRTAKKLYGSTFAFHGSHIENWHSILRNGLVNASYTKLQLHGAAYGKGIYLSPISSISFGYSGMGKGQHRMPSKDELVQRYNRMNTIPQTRSIQSRFLQSRNLNCIALCEVITSKDLQKHGNIWVCPVSDHVCTRFFFVYEDGQVGDANINTQDPKIQKEIMRVIGTQVYTN; encoded by the exons ATG GACATCAAAGGCCAGTTCTGGAATGATGATGATTCAGAGGGAGACAATGAATCAGAGGAATTTCTCTATGGAGTTCAG GGAAGCTGTGCAGCTGACCTATATCGGCACCCACAGCTGGATGCAGACATTGAAGCTGTGAAGGAGATCTACAGTGAGAACTCTGTATCCATCAG AGAATATGGAACTATCGATGACGTGGACATTGACCTCCACATCAACATCAGCTTCCTTGAT GAGGAAGTTTCTACAGCCTGGAAGGTCCTCCGGACAGAACCTATTGTGTTGAGGCTGCGGTTTTCTCTCTCCCAGTACCTTGATGGACCGG aACCGTCAATTGAAGTTTTCCAGCCATCAAATAAGGAAGGATTTGGGCTGGGTCTTCAGTTGAAAAA AATCCTGGGTATGTTTACATCCCAACAATGGAAACATCTCAGCAACGATTTCTTAAAGACCCAGCAGGAGAAGAGGCACAGCTGGTTCAAGGCAAGTGGTACCATCAAGAAGTTCCGAGCTGGCCTCAGCATCTTCTCACCCATCCCCAA GTCTCCCAGTTTCCCTATCATACAGGACTCCATGCTGAAAGGCAAACTGGGTGTTCCAGACCTTCGAGTTGGACGCCTCATGAACCGTTCCATTTCCTGCACCATGAAGAACCCCAAAGTGGAGGTGTTTGGctaccctcccagcccccaggcaggtctcctgtgtccccagcacgcgggcctccctcccccagcacgGACCTCTCCTTTG GTCAGTGGTCATTGCAAGAACATCCCCACTCTGGAATATGGATTCCTTGTTCAG ATCATGAAATATGCAGAGCAGAGAATCCCAACATTGAATGAGTACTGTGTTGTATGTGATGAGCAGCATGTCTTCCAGAATGGGTCCATGCTCAAG CCAGCCGTCTGTACTCGTGAACTGTGCGTTTTCTCCTTCTACACGCTGGGAGTCATGTCTGGAGCTGCAGAGGAGGTGGCCACTGGAGCAGAG GTGGTGGATCTGCTGGTGGCCATGTGTAGGGCAGCTTTGGAGTCCCCTAGAAAGAGCATCATCTTTGAGCCTTATCCCTCTGTGGTGGACCCCACTGATCCCAAGACTCTGGCCTTTAACCCTAAG AAGAAGAATTATGAGCGACTGCAGAAAGCTCTGGATAGTGTGATGTCCATCCGGGAGATGACCCAG GGCTCATATCTGGAAATCAAGAAGCAGATGGACAAGCTGGATCCCCTGGCCCATCCTCTCCTGCAGTG GATCATCTCTAGCAACAGGTCACACATTGTCAAACTACCTCTCAGCAGG CTGAAGTTCATGCACACCTCACACCAGTTCCTCCTGCTGAGCAGCCCTCCTGCCAAGGAGGCTCGGTTCCGGACCGCCAAGAAGCTCTATGGCAGCACCTTTGCCTTCCA TGGGTCCCACATTGAGAACTGGCATTCGATCCTGCGCAATGGGCTGGTCAATGCATCCTACACCAAACTGCAG CTGCATGGAGCAGCCTATGGCAAAGGCATCTACCTGAGCCCCATCTCCAGTATTTCCTTTGGATACTCAG GAATGGGAAAAGGACAGCACAGGATGCCCTCCAAAGATGAGCTCGTCCAGAGATACAACAGAATGAATACCATCCCCCAG ACCCGATCCATTCAGTCAAGGTTCCTGCAGAGTCGGAATCTAAATTGTATAGCACTTTGTGAAG TGATTACATCTAAGGACCTCCAGAAGCATGGGAACATCTGGGTGTGCCCTGTGTCCGACCATGTCTGCACACGGTTCTTCTTTGT ATATGAGGATGGTCAGGTGGGCGATGCCAACATTAATACTCAGGACCCCAAGATACAGAAGGAAATCATGCGTGTGATCGGAACTCAGGTTTACACAAACTGA